The following are encoded in a window of Dama dama isolate Ldn47 chromosome 17, ASM3311817v1, whole genome shotgun sequence genomic DNA:
- the LOC133071714 gene encoding large ribosomal subunit protein uL30-like: MEGAEEKKKKVPAVPETLKKKRKNFAELKIKRLRKKFAQKMLRKARRKLIYEKAKHYHKEYRQMYRTEIRMARMARKAGNFYVPTEPKLAFVIRIRGINSVSPKVRKVLQLLRLRQIFSGTFVKLNKASINMLRIVEPYIAWGYPNLKSVNELIYKHGYGKINKKRIALTDNALIARSLGKYEIICMEDLIHEIYTVGKRFKEANNFLWPFKLSSPRGGMKKKTTHFVEGGDAGNREDQINRLIRRMN, encoded by the coding sequence ATGGAGGgtgcagaagagaagaaaaagaaggttccTGCTGTGCCAGAAACCCTTAAGAAAAAGCGAAAGAATTTCGCAGAGCTTAAGATCAAGCGCCTGAGAAAGAAGTTTGCCCAAAAGATGCTTCGAAAGGCAAGGAGGAAGCTTATTTATGAAAAAGCTAAGCATTACCACAAGGAATACAGGCAGATGTACAGAACCGAAATTCGAATGGCTAGGATGGCACGGAAAGCTGGCAACTTCTATGTACCCACGGAACCCAAATTGGCATTTGTCATCAGGATCAGAGGTATCAACAGTGTGAGCCCAAAGGTTCGAAAGGTGCTGCAGCTCCTTCGCCTCCGGCAGATCTTCAGTGGCACCTTTGTGAAGCTCAACAAGGCATCAATTAACATGCTGAGAATTGTGGAGCCATACATTGCATGGGGGTACCCAAATCTGAAGTCTGTAAATGAATTGATCTACAAGCATGGTTATGGCAAAATCAACAAAAAGCGAATTGCCCTGACAGACAATGCATTGATTGCTCGATCTCTTGGGAAATACGAAATCATCTGCATGGAGGATCTGATTCATGAGATCTATACCGTTGGAAAACGtttcaaagaagcaaacaacTTCCTGTGGCCCTTTAAATTGTCTTCTCCACGAGgtggaatgaagaaaaagaccACCCATTTTGTAGAAGGTGGAGATGCTGGCAACAGGGAAGACCAGATCAACAGGCTTATTAGAAGGATGAACTAA